Proteins encoded together in one Mycobacterium noviomagense window:
- the scpB gene encoding SMC-Scp complex subunit ScpB, whose translation MTDHLPEPDLGLDVPGLESELDDDELGRVLEALLLVVDTPVSVETLAAVTEQPVYRVAAKLRLMAEELADRDSGIDLREAGGGWRMYTRGRFAPYVERLLLDGSRSKLTRAALETLAVVAYRQPVTRARVSAVRGVNVDAVMRTLLARGLITEAGTDPDTGATTFATTELFLERLGLSSLADLPDIAPLLPDVDTIDDISESLDTERRFAKLGGAAEPEQPTSFDVDEE comes from the coding sequence ATGACCGACCACCTGCCCGAGCCCGATTTGGGTCTCGACGTCCCGGGGCTGGAGTCAGAGCTCGATGACGACGAGCTCGGCCGGGTGCTCGAGGCTTTGTTGCTGGTGGTGGACACCCCGGTGAGCGTGGAAACGCTCGCCGCGGTCACCGAGCAACCCGTGTACCGGGTCGCTGCCAAACTGCGGCTGATGGCCGAGGAACTGGCCGACCGTGACAGCGGCATCGACCTGCGGGAGGCGGGCGGGGGATGGCGGATGTACACCCGCGGCCGCTTCGCCCCGTATGTCGAGCGGCTGCTGCTCGACGGTTCACGAAGCAAGCTGACCCGCGCGGCGTTGGAGACGCTTGCCGTGGTCGCCTACCGCCAGCCGGTGACCCGCGCGCGGGTCAGCGCGGTCCGTGGCGTCAACGTCGACGCCGTCATGCGCACGCTGCTGGCGCGCGGCCTGATCACCGAGGCGGGCACCGACCCGGATACCGGCGCGACGACGTTCGCCACAACCGAGCTGTTTTTGGAGCGGTTGGGATTGTCGTCGCTGGCCGATCTTCCCGACATCGCGCCGCTGCTTCCCGATGTCGACACCATCGACGACATCAGCGAATCCCTTGACACCGAACGGCGTTTCGCCAAACTCGGTGGCGCTGCCGAGCCGGAGCAGCCGACGTCGTTCGACGTGGACGAGGAGTGA
- a CDS encoding pseudouridine synthase produces the protein MADGVRLQKLLSQAGIASRRVAEQMIADGRVEVDGQLVTELGSRVDPDASVIRVDGARVVLDDSLVYLALNKPRGMHSTMSDDRGRPCIGDLVEHRVRGNKNLFHVGRLDADTEGLLLLTNDGELAHRLMHPSYEVPKTYLATVAGTVPRGLGKKLRAGIELDDGRASVDDFAVVDAVSGKTLVRVTLHEGRKRIVRRLLAAAGFPVQALVRTDIGPVSLGNQRPGSIRALGRNEIGELYKAVGL, from the coding sequence ATGGCTGACGGAGTGCGGCTGCAAAAACTGTTGTCGCAGGCCGGGATTGCGTCACGGCGAGTAGCCGAGCAGATGATCGCCGACGGCCGCGTCGAAGTGGATGGGCAGCTGGTGACGGAGCTGGGCAGCCGGGTGGACCCGGATGCGTCGGTGATACGTGTCGACGGGGCGCGGGTAGTTCTCGACGACTCGCTGGTGTATCTGGCATTGAACAAGCCGCGCGGCATGCACTCGACCATGTCCGACGATCGCGGCCGACCGTGTATCGGCGACTTGGTCGAACATCGGGTGCGGGGCAACAAGAACCTCTTCCACGTCGGGCGTCTCGACGCCGACACCGAAGGCCTCCTTCTGTTGACCAACGACGGCGAGTTGGCGCACCGGTTGATGCATCCGTCCTATGAGGTGCCCAAGACGTATCTGGCAACAGTGGCCGGGACGGTGCCGCGCGGGCTGGGCAAGAAGCTGCGCGCCGGGATCGAACTCGACGATGGTCGTGCCTCGGTGGACGACTTCGCGGTGGTGGACGCCGTTTCGGGCAAGACACTGGTGCGGGTGACGCTGCACGAAGGCCGGAAGCGCATTGTGCGCCGGTTGCTGGCGGCTGCGGGTTTTCCGGTGCAGGCGCTTGTGCGAACCGACATCGGCCCCGTATCGCTGGGCAACCAGCGGCCGGGAAGCATCCGGGCATTGGGCCGCAACGAGATTGGCGAACTCTATAAAGCGGTGGGCCTGTGA
- the cmk gene encoding (d)CMP kinase — translation MSGLVVAVDGPAGTGKSSVSRELARALGARYLDTGAMYRIVTLAVLRAGIDPSDDAAVGALAETVPLSVGYDPDGDRCCLGGENVSDEIRGDEVTRAVSAVSSVPAVRRRLVGLQRELAEGQSSVVVEGRDIGTVVLPDADVKIFLTASAETRAQRRNDQNVAAGLADDYAGVLADVRRRDHLDSTRAVSPLRAADDAVVVDTSDMTEAEVIAHLLELVKQRSEAMQ, via the coding sequence GTGAGTGGGCTGGTCGTCGCCGTTGACGGTCCGGCAGGAACCGGGAAGTCTTCCGTTTCACGGGAACTGGCGCGCGCTCTTGGGGCGCGGTACTTGGATACCGGTGCCATGTATCGGATTGTGACGCTGGCGGTGCTGCGAGCCGGCATCGACCCCTCTGATGATGCGGCTGTCGGGGCGCTCGCGGAGACCGTGCCGCTGTCGGTGGGATATGACCCGGACGGGGACCGCTGTTGCCTTGGCGGCGAAAATGTTTCGGATGAGATCCGCGGCGACGAGGTTACCCGAGCCGTCTCGGCAGTATCATCGGTTCCGGCTGTGCGTCGGCGGCTTGTCGGTTTGCAGCGCGAGCTGGCTGAGGGCCAGTCGAGCGTCGTGGTGGAGGGCCGCGACATCGGGACCGTGGTGCTGCCCGACGCGGATGTGAAGATCTTTCTGACCGCGTCAGCGGAGACACGGGCGCAGCGGCGCAACGACCAGAACGTCGCCGCCGGATTGGCGGACGACTATGCCGGTGTGCTCGCGGACGTGCGCCGCCGGGACCATCTCGATTCGACCCGTGCGGTGTCGCCGTTGCGGGCAGCTGATGACGCTGTGGTCGTTGACACCAGCGACATGACCGAGGCCGAGGTGATCGCTCACCTACTGGAGTTGGTCAAGCAGCGTAGCGAGGCCATGCAATGA
- the der gene encoding ribosome biogenesis GTPase Der — MSRDGTWNDESDWELDEVASEAAYGPPPVVAVVGRPNVGKSTLVNRILGRREAVVQDVPGVTRDRVSYDALWTGRRFVVQDTGGWEPDAKGLQQLVAEQAAVAMRTADAVILVVDAVVGATAGDEAAARILRRSGKPVFLAANKVDSDKGEADAAALWSLGLGQPYAISAMHGRGVADLLDEVVTALPEVAETASVGGGPRRVALVGKPNVGKSSLLNRLAGDQLAVVHEVAGTTVDPVDSLIELGGKTWRFIDTAGLRRKVGQASGHEYYASVRTHGAIDAAEVVIALIDASVPLTEQDQRILTMVIEAGRALVLAFNKWDLVDEDRRYLLEREIDRELVQVRWAQRVNVSAKTGRALQKLVPALETALASWDTRISTGQLNAWLKEVIAATPPPVRGGRQPRVLFATQAAVRPPTFVLFTTGFLEAGYRRFLERRLRETFGFEGSPIRINVRVREKRGARSR; from the coding sequence ATGAGCCGCGACGGCACCTGGAACGACGAAAGCGATTGGGAGCTTGACGAAGTCGCTTCCGAGGCGGCGTACGGGCCACCGCCGGTGGTGGCAGTGGTGGGCCGACCGAACGTCGGCAAATCCACGTTGGTCAACCGGATTCTCGGTCGCCGTGAAGCGGTGGTGCAAGATGTCCCCGGCGTGACTCGCGACCGCGTTTCCTACGACGCGCTGTGGACCGGGCGGCGGTTCGTCGTGCAGGACACCGGCGGGTGGGAGCCAGATGCAAAGGGCCTGCAACAGTTGGTCGCCGAGCAGGCGGCGGTGGCGATGCGCACGGCCGACGCGGTGATCCTGGTTGTCGACGCCGTGGTCGGTGCCACAGCGGGCGACGAGGCGGCCGCTCGGATCCTGCGCCGCTCGGGAAAGCCAGTCTTCTTGGCGGCCAACAAGGTTGACAGCGACAAGGGCGAGGCCGACGCGGCGGCGCTGTGGTCACTGGGGCTGGGTCAACCGTATGCGATCAGCGCCATGCACGGTCGCGGCGTGGCCGATCTGCTTGACGAGGTGGTGACCGCCCTGCCCGAGGTGGCCGAGACGGCGTCGGTCGGTGGCGGCCCGCGGCGGGTGGCGCTGGTGGGCAAACCGAACGTCGGCAAGAGCTCGCTGTTGAATCGGCTGGCGGGTGATCAGCTGGCCGTTGTGCACGAGGTCGCAGGCACAACGGTTGATCCGGTGGATTCCCTGATCGAATTGGGCGGCAAGACATGGCGGTTCATCGACACCGCCGGTTTGCGCCGAAAAGTGGGTCAGGCCAGCGGGCACGAGTACTACGCGTCGGTGCGTACCCACGGCGCAATCGATGCCGCCGAAGTGGTGATCGCGCTGATCGACGCCTCGGTGCCACTGACCGAGCAAGACCAGCGCATCTTGACGATGGTCATCGAAGCCGGGCGGGCATTGGTACTCGCCTTCAACAAGTGGGATCTGGTCGACGAAGACCGGCGCTACCTGTTGGAGCGCGAAATCGATCGCGAGCTGGTGCAAGTGCGCTGGGCGCAGCGGGTCAACGTCTCCGCCAAGACGGGTCGGGCGCTACAGAAGCTGGTGCCGGCGCTAGAGACAGCACTGGCGTCGTGGGACACCCGCATTTCCACCGGCCAGCTGAACGCGTGGCTCAAGGAAGTGATCGCAGCCACGCCGCCGCCGGTACGCGGCGGTCGCCAGCCGCGCGTCCTATTCGCGACGCAGGCCGCCGTCCGCCCGCCCACGTTCGTGTTGTTCACCACGGGGTTTCTGGAGGCCGGGTATCGACGGTTCCTGGAGCGCCGGCTGCGCGAGACGTTCGGGTTCGAGGGCAGCCCGATCCGCATCAACGTGCGCGTGCGCGAAAAGCGAGGCGCACGGTCACGCTGA
- a CDS encoding sulfite exporter TauE/SafE family protein, whose product MPISHVALIALAGATAGAINALVGSGTLVTFPTLVALGYPAVTSTMSNAVGLVAGSVSGTWGYRRELRGQWRRLRCQIPASLAGAAVGAWLLLHLPEKVFIRVVPGLLVVALVMVLAGPRIQAWARRRAEQSGRAVDHLSFRRMAGLLVGTFAIGVYGGYFTAAQGILLVGLMGALLPESIQRINAAKNLLALLVNVVAALAYTVVAFHRISWPAAAVIAVSSLIGGFLGAHYGRRLSPSTLRAAIVVVGLIGLYRLLATL is encoded by the coding sequence GTGCCCATTTCTCATGTGGCGCTGATCGCGCTGGCCGGTGCGACGGCCGGCGCGATCAACGCACTGGTGGGCTCGGGCACCTTGGTGACGTTCCCGACGCTGGTTGCGCTCGGCTACCCCGCGGTGACGTCGACCATGTCCAACGCGGTGGGCCTGGTGGCTGGAAGTGTCTCGGGAACCTGGGGATACCGTCGCGAGCTGCGCGGCCAGTGGCGGCGGCTGCGGTGCCAGATCCCGGCGTCGCTAGCTGGCGCGGCAGTGGGCGCGTGGCTGCTGCTGCATCTGCCGGAGAAGGTGTTCATCCGGGTGGTCCCAGGGCTGCTTGTCGTTGCGCTCGTCATGGTGCTGGCCGGCCCGCGCATCCAAGCGTGGGCGCGCCGGCGCGCCGAGCAGAGCGGCCGGGCGGTCGACCACCTGTCGTTTCGCCGGATGGCCGGGCTCCTTGTTGGTACCTTCGCGATCGGCGTGTACGGCGGCTACTTCACCGCGGCGCAGGGCATCTTGCTGGTCGGGCTGATGGGGGCGCTGCTGCCCGAGTCGATTCAGCGGATAAACGCGGCGAAGAATCTGCTGGCGCTACTGGTGAATGTGGTTGCGGCCCTGGCATATACCGTCGTTGCGTTTCACCGGATCAGCTGGCCTGCGGCGGCGGTGATCGCGGTGAGCTCGCTGATCGGCGGCTTCTTGGGCGCCCACTACGGGCGCCGGCTCTCGCCCAGCACGCTTCGCGCGGCGATTGTCGTGGTCGGCCTCATCGGGTTATATCGGCTACTGGCCACGTTGTAG
- a CDS encoding IS481 family transposase, whose protein sequence is MSKAQLVITAVVLEGRSKSEVARDYDLSRQWVHQLVTRYQSDGAAAFQPQSRRPHTNARAIGPALEDTIVRLRKTLDKAGYDAGAATIAEHLARDPDVTKVPALSTIWRILARRGFITPQPHKRPRSAWKRFTAAQPNELGQADVTHWHLADDTEVEILNLLDDHSRLALTSLARPTMTGPDVMDTFLAAFARWGPPATVLTDNGAIFTATPRRGGRTALQITLGELGINYINSRPYHPQTCGKVERFHQTLKKHLRALPPARSITELQTQLDEFTTYYNTIRPHRAVNRRTPRQAFEARPKAFPTGYQIPPHYRVRRDRIDAAGVITIRYNSRLHHIGLSKHRRGTHVTVLIDNRDIRVLDPQHRNTDPQTHTRPHPRLPTPRHQMRKLTRKQVEGVNHVSGHLSTMSRDMTMRWWPPLEPAPQHGRRRFHYLPAWVMQSVYSNEHGPYSYHHAQGADHAAGRRSPAAWASRLRGRAACATERRNRGTHHHETAKC, encoded by the coding sequence ATGTCGAAGGCACAGCTTGTGATCACCGCCGTCGTGCTAGAAGGGCGCAGCAAAAGCGAGGTTGCCCGAGACTACGACCTGTCCCGGCAATGGGTACACCAGCTGGTCACCCGCTACCAGTCCGACGGGGCCGCGGCCTTCCAACCGCAGTCACGGCGCCCGCATACCAACGCCCGCGCCATTGGCCCCGCGCTGGAAGACACGATCGTGCGGTTGCGCAAAACCTTGGACAAAGCCGGCTATGACGCCGGCGCGGCCACCATCGCCGAGCACCTCGCCCGCGACCCCGACGTCACGAAAGTCCCTGCCCTATCCACGATCTGGCGCATCCTGGCCCGACGCGGCTTCATCACACCCCAACCCCATAAACGCCCCCGATCAGCCTGGAAACGCTTCACCGCCGCCCAACCCAACGAACTCGGGCAAGCCGACGTCACCCACTGGCACCTCGCCGATGACACCGAGGTCGAGATCCTCAACCTGCTCGACGACCACTCCCGTCTGGCCCTAACCAGCCTCGCTCGACCCACCATGACCGGCCCGGACGTGATGGACACGTTCCTGGCCGCCTTCGCCCGCTGGGGCCCCCCAGCCACAGTGCTCACCGACAACGGCGCCATCTTCACCGCCACACCACGGCGCGGCGGACGCACCGCCCTGCAAATCACCCTCGGCGAACTCGGCATCAACTACATCAACTCCCGCCCCTATCACCCACAGACCTGCGGAAAAGTCGAACGCTTCCACCAAACCCTCAAAAAACACCTGCGCGCCCTACCACCGGCTCGATCCATCACCGAACTGCAAACCCAGCTCGACGAATTCACCACCTACTACAACACCATCCGCCCACACCGAGCAGTCAACCGGCGAACACCCCGACAGGCCTTTGAGGCTCGCCCCAAAGCCTTCCCCACCGGCTACCAGATCCCGCCGCACTACCGGGTCCGCCGCGACCGCATCGACGCCGCCGGCGTCATCACCATCCGCTACAACAGCCGCCTACACCACATCGGACTGTCCAAACACCGCCGCGGCACCCACGTCACCGTGCTCATCGACAATCGTGACATCCGCGTGCTCGACCCACAACACCGGAACACTGATCCGCAAACTCACACTCGACCCCACCCGCGACTACCAACCCCGCGGCATCAAATGCGGAAACTCACCCGAAAACAGGTTGAAGGTGTAAACCATGTCTCGGGACACCTGTCAACGATGTCCCGAGACATGACAATGCGCTGGTGGCCTCCACTCGAGCCTGCGCCTCAACATGGACGCCGCCGATTTCATTACCTACCGGCCTGGGTAATGCAAAGTGTATATAGTAATGAGCATGGACCTTACTCTTACCATCACGCGCAAGGGGCAGACCACGCTGCCGGTCGCCGTTCGCCGGCGGCTTGGGCTAGCAGACTCAGGGGGCGTGCTGCGTGCGCGACTGAACGAAGAAACCGGGGAACTCATCATCACGAAACCGCCAAGTGTTAG
- a CDS encoding PIN domain-containing protein, with protein MPVFAGSLDANVVLRLLLNDVPDQHAAAVALVEGADAPFAVSDVAVIEVVFALCRHYDFGRAAVAEALDGLLSLTQIDCNRVMFTRALVLFSQHSKLSFEDCCLAAYAELSNAEPLWTFDRKLARQASSAQLVPT; from the coding sequence ATGCCCGTATTTGCCGGTTCACTCGATGCGAACGTTGTACTTCGACTGTTGCTCAATGATGTTCCAGACCAGCATGCGGCGGCAGTCGCTTTAGTTGAAGGCGCTGATGCGCCCTTCGCGGTTTCGGACGTGGCGGTCATCGAGGTCGTCTTTGCCCTATGCCGCCACTACGATTTCGGTCGCGCGGCGGTAGCCGAGGCGCTCGATGGTCTGTTGTCGTTAACCCAAATTGATTGCAACCGTGTCATGTTCACACGTGCACTTGTGCTTTTTAGCCAACACTCCAAGCTCTCGTTCGAAGATTGCTGCCTCGCCGCATACGCTGAATTGTCGAACGCCGAACCACTGTGGACCTTCGACAGGAAACTGGCCCGCCAGGCAAGTTCGGCCCAACTGGTGCCGACGTAA
- a CDS encoding coiled-coil domain-containing protein: MNTESAKTFSRAFMGYAPAAVDAHIEALTIKQELLFKDVESLRARLRECDDETAALRREIAVLRDTSPSPHAVQHRMGEMLRRAVDEVSEMQAEARAEADALIAAAKAEAEAEQQKQEKLLADLVAKQNALEAEYEQTKKKLDAELVRMRAETKSEIDAAWQDAQQEREQLLADAKQEADHYREQARRAAIEARQQRIRVLEQLMDVYRDLEAVPAALEAAYQDARNSPELSPETNGVMPLDEKVSTG, from the coding sequence GTGAACACCGAATCCGCAAAGACGTTTTCTCGCGCCTTTATGGGCTACGCTCCGGCGGCGGTTGACGCCCACATCGAGGCGTTGACCATCAAGCAGGAGTTGCTGTTCAAGGACGTTGAAAGCCTTCGGGCCCGGCTAAGGGAATGCGACGACGAAACAGCCGCGCTGCGCAGGGAGATCGCCGTCCTCAGGGACACCTCGCCCTCACCGCACGCGGTCCAACATCGGATGGGCGAGATGCTGCGACGTGCGGTCGACGAGGTTTCCGAGATGCAGGCCGAGGCGCGCGCCGAGGCAGACGCGCTGATCGCCGCCGCCAAGGCCGAAGCCGAGGCGGAGCAGCAAAAGCAGGAAAAACTACTGGCGGACCTGGTCGCAAAGCAAAACGCTTTAGAAGCTGAGTACGAGCAAACCAAGAAAAAGCTCGACGCCGAACTTGTCAGGATGCGCGCCGAAACCAAGTCAGAGATCGATGCGGCGTGGCAGGACGCCCAGCAGGAGCGTGAGCAACTCCTCGCCGATGCTAAGCAGGAGGCCGATCATTACCGTGAACAGGCCCGGCGCGCGGCGATCGAGGCGAGGCAGCAACGAATCAGGGTGCTCGAGCAACTGATGGACGTATACCGCGACCTAGAAGCGGTTCCGGCGGCTCTTGAGGCTGCGTATCAGGATGCGAGGAATTCGCCGGAGCTCAGCCCGGAGACGAACGGCGTGATGCCATTAGACGAGAAAGTAAGCACCGGATGA